In Sphingobacterium sp. PCS056, the following proteins share a genomic window:
- a CDS encoding Smr/MutS family protein, with product MKKPPVQIDLHAEAFLSDWQDYAADELANESLIYMRDMLDAAIYWDMPEIKFVHGKGKGILKKLVYDELKLYKDQKVISHFHPAYHNEDIVVVIIGF from the coding sequence ATGAAAAAACCACCTGTACAAATAGATTTACATGCCGAAGCCTTCTTATCCGACTGGCAAGATTATGCTGCAGATGAATTAGCAAATGAATCATTGATCTATATGCGTGACATGTTAGATGCTGCTATATATTGGGATATGCCAGAAATAAAATTTGTACACGGTAAAGGTAAAGGTATTCTAAAAAAATTGGTATACGATGAACTAAAGCTTTATAAAGATCAGAAAGTCATATCGCATTTTCACCCAGCTTACCATAATGAAGATATCGTAGTGGTAATTATTGGATTTTGA
- a CDS encoding copper homeostasis protein CutC — translation MEICSNSPQSALHAAQGGATRIEFCQNLENGGTTPSYGQIVQTRKLINIGMHVLIRPRAGDFVYSDLEFEEMLADIRFCKETGCDGVVIGVMNRDATVDIERTKALADAARPMHVTFHRAFDKCADPMSSLAILIELGIDRLLTSGLKNKAENGVELLKELVEYANGKIVIMPGAGVDSHNIEMILKITGATAIHSSAKDTVSSEMSYDRMEVAGMNEPIYMTSKEKVHQLVDILKKQ, via the coding sequence TTGGAAATATGCTCAAATTCACCCCAGTCAGCTCTACATGCGGCGCAAGGAGGCGCTACAAGGATTGAATTTTGTCAAAACTTAGAAAACGGTGGGACGACACCTTCGTATGGTCAGATTGTTCAAACTAGAAAGTTAATTAATATTGGCATGCACGTACTTATTCGTCCTAGAGCGGGTGATTTTGTTTATTCTGATTTGGAATTTGAAGAAATGCTAGCTGATATCAGGTTTTGTAAAGAGACAGGCTGCGATGGCGTTGTTATAGGAGTAATGAATAGAGATGCAACAGTTGACATTGAGCGAACAAAAGCTCTTGCCGATGCTGCAAGACCTATGCATGTAACCTTTCATCGAGCATTTGATAAGTGCGCGGATCCAATGTCTTCTTTAGCTATTTTAATAGAATTGGGAATTGATCGTCTATTGACATCTGGATTGAAGAATAAAGCAGAGAATGGAGTTGAGCTACTTAAAGAATTGGTCGAATATGCTAACGGAAAAATTGTTATTATGCCCGGTGCTGGGGTAGACAGTCATAATATCGAAATGATCTTAAAGATAACTGGAGCGACTGCAATACATAGCTCCGCAAAAGATACGGTCTCTTCAGAAATGTCTTATGATAGAATGGAGGTGGCAGGGATGAATGAACCTATATACATGACATCAAAAGAAAAAGTCCACCAATTGGTAGACATCCTTAAAAAACAATAG
- a CDS encoding porin family protein, with translation MKKILLTLGAAFLLTAGAYAQGGLGYGIKAGVNLPSYSYGGSDLSDSKSTVNFHVTGYLDAPITSNFYIQPGVSLQGKGAKFADYKIGESTYELKQNTMWLEVPVNFVLKFPTAGEGKFFVGAGPYVSFGLSGKNKFDRTNGDGTTTLSDREFKFGKDETLKGTDFGVNFLAGYQLGSGISINAGYGLGLTNIAGSKFIGSGDVKNRVWSVGIGFGI, from the coding sequence ATGAAAAAAATATTACTAACATTAGGCGCAGCATTTTTATTAACTGCTGGAGCTTATGCACAAGGAGGATTAGGATATGGTATCAAGGCAGGAGTTAACTTACCTTCTTACAGTTATGGCGGAAGTGATCTTTCTGATTCGAAGTCAACAGTTAATTTTCATGTTACCGGTTATTTAGATGCTCCTATAACCAGTAACTTCTATATTCAGCCTGGAGTGTCTTTGCAAGGAAAAGGTGCAAAGTTTGCTGATTATAAAATAGGAGAGAGCACCTATGAATTGAAACAAAATACGATGTGGTTAGAGGTTCCTGTTAATTTTGTGTTGAAATTTCCCACTGCTGGTGAAGGTAAATTTTTCGTTGGTGCAGGTCCTTATGTATCTTTTGGATTAAGTGGAAAAAATAAGTTTGATAGAACAAATGGAGATGGTACAACCACTTTGAGTGATAGAGAATTTAAATTTGGTAAAGATGAAACTTTAAAAGGCACAGATTTCGGAGTAAACTTTTTAGCTGGATATCAGTTGGGAAGTGGAATATCGATTAATGCTGGTTATGGTTTGGGTCTAACAAACATTGCTGGGTCTAAATTTATTGGATCAGGAGATGTTAAAAACCGTGTTTGGTCAGTAGGTATTGGTTTTGGAATATAA
- a CDS encoding AI-2E family transporter, with protein MTKFLGLPFYLKLACTLISFLVLGYLAKIGDTILVPFILGLLLALLLVPVSNFFENKLKFPRTIAGIVTVLLFFGLVGFGFYMLASQLSMIKDDWPAFKEQILVGFHNVQVWVTDRFGVRHSEQMDIINKTATKSLDSGTLLLGTALLSLSSLFILLVFTFLYTFFLLIYRSHIVKFLLMINHQDHHDIVLDVVGQIQYVVKKYLIGLLLQMLIVSTLVFAALSIIGVKYSLLLAIITGVFNVLPYIGIFTSILIIALLTFATTSFTHVLIVIGALIIIHLIDSNFIVPKVVGSKVKVNSLFAMMAIIVGEMIWGISGMFLAIPILAICKIVMDRVKELKPWGFLLGEEDTKPDKDMNKVKTISLKKNQ; from the coding sequence ATGACAAAGTTTTTAGGCCTACCGTTTTACTTAAAATTAGCTTGTACATTAATTTCTTTTTTAGTTTTAGGTTATCTTGCGAAAATAGGGGATACAATTCTAGTTCCATTTATATTGGGTTTACTTTTAGCTTTACTGCTTGTTCCAGTCAGTAATTTTTTTGAAAACAAGTTGAAATTCCCGCGCACAATTGCAGGCATTGTGACCGTTTTACTTTTCTTTGGTCTAGTTGGTTTTGGATTCTATATGCTGGCGTCGCAATTATCAATGATTAAAGATGATTGGCCTGCTTTTAAAGAACAAATTTTAGTTGGTTTTCATAACGTACAAGTTTGGGTTACAGATCGTTTTGGTGTGAGGCATAGTGAACAAATGGATATCATTAATAAAACAGCTACAAAATCACTCGATAGTGGAACGTTATTATTAGGAACCGCATTATTGTCATTATCGTCTCTTTTTATACTTCTAGTGTTTACATTTCTGTATACTTTTTTTTTATTGATCTACCGCAGTCATATTGTTAAATTTCTCCTGATGATCAATCATCAGGATCATCATGATATTGTTTTGGATGTTGTGGGACAGATACAATATGTGGTGAAAAAATATTTAATTGGATTACTCTTGCAGATGCTGATTGTATCCACCTTAGTATTTGCAGCATTGAGTATAATAGGAGTAAAATACAGTCTGTTGTTGGCCATTATTACAGGTGTATTTAACGTGTTGCCCTATATTGGGATCTTTACCTCGATCTTAATTATTGCATTACTTACTTTTGCTACTACCTCATTTACCCATGTGCTCATCGTGATCGGTGCACTTATTATTATACATCTTATCGATAGCAATTTTATTGTACCTAAAGTCGTTGGATCTAAAGTAAAAGTAAATTCTTTGTTTGCCATGATGGCGATTATTGTGGGAGAAATGATATGGGGTATTTCTGGAATGTTTCTAGCTATACCTATCCTGGCGATCTGTAAGATCGTGATGGATCGGGTCAAGGAATTAAAACCTTGGGGATTTTTGCTTGGAGAAGAGGATACTAAGCCTGATAAAGATATGAATAAAGTTAAAACAATAAGTCTTAAAAAGAATCAATAA
- the rpsJ gene encoding 30S ribosomal protein S10, whose translation MSQRIRIKLKSYDYNLVDKSAEKIVKTVKPTGAVVSGPIPLPTEKKIYTVLRSPHVNKKAREQFQLCSYKRLLDIYSSNSKTVDALMKLELPSGVEVEIKV comes from the coding sequence ATGAGCCAAAGAATCAGAATCAAATTGAAATCATACGATTACAATTTAGTTGACAAATCAGCTGAGAAAATCGTAAAAACAGTAAAGCCTACAGGTGCAGTTGTTAGTGGTCCTATTCCATTACCTACTGAGAAAAAAATCTATACAGTTTTACGTTCTCCACACGTTAACAAAAAAGCGCGTGAGCAGTTCCAATTATGTTCATACAAGAGATTGTTAGATATTTATTCATCTAACTCTAAAACTGTTGATGCATTGATGAAACTTGAATTACCTTCAGGTGTTGAAGTAGAAATCAAAGTGTGA
- the fusA gene encoding elongation factor G, with the protein MARDLKFTRNIGIAAHIDAGKTTTTERILYYSGVNHKLGEVHEGASTMDWMEQEAERGITITSAATTVFWQYRGNKYQVNVIDTPGHVDFTVEVNRSLRVLDGLVFLFSAVDGVEPQSETNWRLADNYAVPRIGFVNKMDRSGADFLKVVGQVKSMLGSEAVALQLPIGSEDTFTGVVDLINNRGIVWNEHDKGMTFTEVPIPEDMLEEVAEYRERLLEAVAGYDESLMEKFFEDPNSLTEREILNALRAAVLDNSIVPMVCGSSFKNKGVQTMLDLVMELLPSPMDSEGVKGTHPDTGAELIRKPDVNEPFAALGFKIATDPFVGRLCFIRAYSGKLDAGSYVLNTRSGNKERISRIFQMHANKQNPIPFIEAGDIGAVVGFKDIKTGDTLCDEKHPIVLESMNFPEPVIGLAIEPKTQADIDRLGIGLGKLAEEDPTFVVKTDEETGQTVISGMGELHLEILIDRLKREFKVEVNQGAPQVSYKESITGTTEHREVFKKQSGGRGKFADIKVVISPADEDYDLTKSPLQFVNEIVGGKIPKEFIPSVQKGFETSMKNGVLAGFPLSGMKVRLIDGSFHAVDSDSLSFELAARSAYREALPKCSPVLMEPIMKIEVLTPEENMGDVMGDLNRRRGLMQGLDSRNGAQVIKALVPLSEMFGYVTQLRTITSGRATSTMEFDHFEEAPRNVTDEVVAKAKGKLKGE; encoded by the coding sequence ATGGCAAGAGATTTAAAATTCACTAGAAATATTGGTATCGCTGCTCACATCGATGCTGGTAAAACAACTACAACTGAGCGTATTCTTTACTACTCAGGTGTTAACCATAAACTTGGAGAAGTACACGAAGGTGCTTCGACAATGGACTGGATGGAGCAAGAAGCTGAGCGTGGTATCACGATTACTTCTGCTGCTACTACAGTTTTCTGGCAGTACCGTGGTAACAAATACCAAGTAAACGTTATCGATACTCCAGGTCACGTAGATTTCACGGTTGAGGTAAACCGTTCGTTACGTGTATTAGACGGATTAGTATTCTTATTCTCTGCAGTTGATGGTGTTGAGCCTCAATCAGAGACTAACTGGAGATTAGCGGATAACTACGCTGTTCCACGTATTGGTTTCGTAAACAAAATGGACCGTTCAGGTGCTGACTTCTTAAAAGTTGTTGGTCAAGTAAAATCAATGTTAGGTTCTGAAGCAGTAGCTTTACAACTTCCTATTGGTTCTGAAGATACTTTCACTGGTGTTGTTGATTTAATTAACAACCGTGGTATCGTTTGGAATGAGCATGATAAAGGTATGACTTTTACAGAGGTTCCTATTCCAGAAGATATGTTGGAAGAGGTTGCTGAATACCGTGAGCGTTTATTAGAAGCTGTTGCTGGTTATGATGAATCTTTGATGGAGAAATTCTTCGAAGACCCTAATTCATTAACTGAGCGTGAAATTTTAAATGCTTTACGTGCAGCAGTATTGGATAACTCTATCGTTCCTATGGTTTGTGGTTCATCTTTCAAAAACAAAGGTGTTCAAACTATGTTGGATTTAGTAATGGAATTATTGCCTTCTCCAATGGATTCAGAAGGTGTTAAAGGTACTCATCCTGATACAGGTGCAGAATTAATACGTAAACCAGATGTTAACGAGCCTTTCGCAGCATTAGGTTTCAAAATTGCAACTGACCCTTTCGTAGGTCGTTTGTGTTTCATCCGTGCTTATTCAGGTAAATTAGATGCAGGTTCTTATGTATTGAACACACGTTCAGGAAACAAAGAGCGTATCTCTCGTATCTTTCAAATGCACGCGAATAAACAAAACCCTATCCCTTTCATCGAGGCTGGTGATATCGGTGCTGTCGTTGGTTTCAAAGACATCAAAACTGGTGATACTTTATGTGATGAAAAACACCCTATCGTATTAGAATCAATGAATTTCCCTGAGCCAGTTATCGGTTTAGCTATTGAGCCAAAAACTCAAGCTGACATTGATAGATTAGGTATTGGTCTTGGTAAATTAGCTGAAGAAGATCCTACGTTTGTAGTAAAAACTGACGAAGAAACAGGTCAAACAGTTATCTCTGGTATGGGTGAGCTTCACTTAGAGATCTTGATCGACCGTTTGAAACGTGAATTCAAAGTTGAGGTGAACCAAGGAGCTCCTCAAGTATCTTATAAAGAATCTATCACGGGTACTACAGAGCACCGTGAAGTATTCAAAAAACAATCAGGTGGTCGTGGTAAATTTGCGGACATCAAAGTTGTTATTTCTCCAGCAGACGAAGATTACGATTTAACTAAATCACCTCTTCAATTCGTGAATGAAATCGTGGGTGGTAAAATTCCAAAAGAGTTTATCCCTTCAGTTCAAAAAGGATTTGAAACATCAATGAAAAATGGTGTATTAGCAGGATTCCCATTATCAGGAATGAAAGTTCGTTTGATTGATGGTTCATTCCACGCTGTCGATTCAGATTCATTATCTTTCGAATTAGCTGCTCGTTCGGCATACCGTGAAGCATTACCAAAATGTTCTCCAGTGTTAATGGAACCAATTATGAAAATAGAGGTTTTAACACCAGAAGAAAACATGGGTGATGTAATGGGAGATTTAAACCGTCGTCGTGGTTTGATGCAAGGTTTAGATAGCCGTAATGGTGCTCAAGTAATTAAAGCATTAGTTCCACTTTCAGAAATGTTTGGTTACGTAACACAATTACGTACGATCACTTCAGGTCGTGCAACTTCTACTATGGAATTTGATCACTTTGAAGAAGCTCCACGTAACGTAACTGACGAAGTTGTTGCAAAAGCAAAAGGTAAATTAAAAGGAGAATAA
- the rpsG gene encoding 30S ribosomal protein S7 yields MRKSKPKKRIILPDPKFNDTQVTRFVNNMMYDGKKSTAYDIFYNAIELVEQKTSESGLEAWKKALNNVMPAVEVKSRRVGGANFQVPMEVRPERKIALGMKWLISYSRKRGEKTMFEKLAGEIISASKGEGAAVKKKEDTHKMAEANKAFSHFRF; encoded by the coding sequence ATGAGAAAATCAAAACCAAAAAAGAGAATCATTTTACCTGATCCAAAGTTTAACGACACTCAGGTAACTCGTTTTGTAAACAATATGATGTATGATGGTAAAAAATCTACAGCATATGATATTTTTTACAACGCGATTGAATTAGTAGAGCAAAAAACTAGCGAAAGCGGTTTAGAAGCTTGGAAAAAAGCTTTAAACAACGTTATGCCAGCTGTAGAGGTTAAATCTCGTCGTGTTGGTGGTGCTAACTTCCAAGTTCCTATGGAAGTTCGTCCTGAACGCAAAATTGCTTTGGGTATGAAATGGTTAATTTCATATTCACGTAAACGTGGTGAAAAAACAATGTTCGAAAAATTAGCAGGAGAAATCATTTCAGCTTCTAAAGGTGAAGGTGCTGCTGTTAAGAAGAAAGAAGATACGCACAAAATGGCTGAAGCTAACAAAGCGTTCTCACACTTCAGATTCTAG
- the rpsL gene encoding 30S ribosomal protein S12 gives MPTIQQLVRKGRVALVDKSKSPALDSCPQRRGVCTRVYTTTPKKPNSAMRKVARVRLTNGKEVNAYIPGEGHNLQEHSIVLIRGGRVKDLPGVRYHIIRGALDTSGVAGRNQRRSKYGTKRPKPGQAAAAPAKGKKK, from the coding sequence ATGCCTACTATTCAACAATTAGTTAGAAAAGGTAGAGTAGCTCTGGTTGACAAGAGTAAGTCACCAGCGTTGGACTCATGTCCACAGCGAAGAGGTGTATGTACACGTGTATATACTACTACCCCTAAAAAACCAAACTCAGCAATGCGTAAAGTAGCTCGTGTACGTTTAACAAACGGTAAAGAGGTCAACGCTTACATCCCTGGAGAAGGTCACAATTTACAAGAGCACTCAATCGTTTTGATTCGTGGTGGTCGTGTTAAAGATTTACCAGGTGTACGTTACCACATTATCCGCGGTGCATTAGATACTTCAGGTGTAGCAGGTCGTAACCAACGTCGTTCTAAATACGGAACTAAACGTCCTAAACCAGGACAAGCAGCGGCTGCGCCAGCAAAAGGTAAAAAGAAATAA
- a CDS encoding acyltransferase family protein produces MKFRNDIGALRALAVLAVLFFHFKIPYFDGGFSGVDIFFVISGYLMTHIILKGFEDHIFSFRQFYIKRIVRIIPALLFLIIGLAIIGNLILLPNDLQQLGNNSFFSILFISNIDYYIHSGYFDLASQNNILLHTWSLSVEWQFYLLYPVLLYPFRNYYLTNKRQFIYLFISLIILSFGLNLYFNHRDQSFSFYMFPTRAWEMLFGGLACLWGADIPKKIPKLWRKLFAFFGYSTLIGCIILLKEDDISWPSYYTLIPVVATFIILLVQYDFKALSFKPLQWIGKISYSLYLWHWPIYVFTIYLGLNQSYTIITILTLSFICACISFYTIESNKKFNQVRFTLATAVGITIVAAVMMLFPYDQLKINKEIEHLTNYNTNYRKQHLPFQFRKGICHLDIDNTFSQYNFDICANIAPNKKNILLLGDSHAGVFAQSLKEQLAKQDINLLQATVSTTYPLLDTKGPKASCELIDYMYQKFIPQNAAHIDEVILVGFWGSQQYPDETLKFKLQKVIQYFKEKNIILKMIGQTPSYSIIFPNILALQTKNSAVKEANYLDPKSAHVNNYLQTFISKDIYIDVYNLPEVNKYNGQDPYMHDDDHLSKYGADQIVAYLLKNKLI; encoded by the coding sequence ATGAAATTTAGAAATGATATTGGAGCACTACGTGCATTAGCTGTATTAGCGGTACTTTTTTTTCATTTCAAAATCCCCTATTTTGACGGTGGATTCAGTGGAGTAGATATCTTCTTTGTCATCTCGGGATATTTAATGACTCATATTATTCTTAAAGGATTTGAAGACCACATATTTTCTTTCCGGCAGTTTTATATCAAGCGGATTGTACGCATCATCCCTGCCCTTCTTTTTCTAATTATTGGTCTAGCTATAATTGGCAATTTAATTCTCTTACCCAACGATTTACAACAACTTGGAAACAATTCCTTTTTCAGTATTCTTTTTATTTCTAATATAGATTACTACATCCATAGTGGCTATTTTGATCTCGCTTCGCAAAACAACATATTATTGCATACATGGTCTTTATCTGTCGAATGGCAATTTTATCTACTATATCCCGTACTCCTCTATCCATTTCGAAATTACTATCTGACAAACAAAAGGCAGTTCATTTATTTATTTATAAGCTTGATCATCCTTTCGTTCGGTCTGAACCTTTATTTTAATCATAGAGATCAATCATTCAGCTTTTATATGTTCCCAACACGCGCATGGGAAATGCTATTTGGTGGACTTGCATGCCTATGGGGGGCAGATATCCCAAAAAAAATACCAAAATTGTGGAGAAAATTATTTGCGTTCTTTGGATATAGTACCCTAATAGGATGCATTATTTTACTCAAAGAGGACGACATCAGTTGGCCGTCTTATTACACTCTTATTCCGGTAGTAGCTACATTTATCATCCTCCTTGTACAATATGACTTTAAAGCACTATCTTTCAAACCACTTCAATGGATCGGCAAGATATCGTATTCGCTATATTTATGGCATTGGCCAATCTATGTATTTACGATCTATTTGGGACTAAATCAGTCTTACACTATTATTACCATCCTTACTCTTTCCTTTATTTGTGCGTGCATCTCATTTTACACCATTGAGTCTAATAAAAAATTCAATCAAGTACGTTTCACTTTAGCTACAGCGGTAGGGATTACTATAGTAGCCGCAGTCATGATGCTATTCCCATATGATCAATTGAAAATTAATAAGGAGATTGAACACCTCACTAATTACAATACAAATTATAGAAAACAACATCTTCCATTTCAGTTTAGAAAGGGAATCTGCCATCTGGATATAGACAATACATTCAGTCAATATAATTTTGACATCTGCGCTAACATTGCCCCTAATAAAAAAAATATACTTTTATTGGGTGATAGTCACGCTGGCGTTTTTGCACAAAGTTTAAAAGAGCAACTCGCAAAACAAGATATCAATCTGTTGCAAGCAACAGTATCTACAACCTATCCGTTATTAGATACAAAGGGGCCTAAAGCATCTTGTGAACTCATAGACTATATGTATCAGAAATTTATCCCTCAAAATGCAGCGCATATAGACGAGGTAATCCTTGTTGGTTTTTGGGGTTCACAACAATATCCAGATGAAACTTTAAAGTTCAAACTTCAAAAAGTAATACAATATTTTAAAGAAAAGAATATTATACTGAAAATGATCGGACAAACACCTAGCTATTCTATCATTTTCCCCAATATATTGGCGTTACAAACTAAAAACAGCGCGGTAAAAGAAGCGAACTATCTTGATCCGAAGTCTGCCCATGTCAATAATTATCTTCAAACTTTTATTTCTAAAGATATTTACATAGATGTTTATAATCTACCTGAAGTAAATAAATATAACGGTCAAGACCCGTATATGCATGATGACGACCATTTGTCAAAATATGGAGCGGATCAGATTGTTGCTTATTTACTTAAAAACAAGTTGATCTAA
- a CDS encoding DUF1572 family protein: MNYLEDVQKLFLYYKHLVDSTINQLTDSQLFWQYNQESNSVAILIQHISGNMKSRFTDFLTSDGEKEWRNRDAEFELADQDKMRLLHEWEEAWKNLFVTLKNLQFEDLGKTIYIRNQGHTVVEAINRQLSHYPYHVGQIVMLGKMMKGNDWRSLSIPRGESDVYNSVRFIQSKRTEHFTDEILRHLDG, encoded by the coding sequence ATGAATTATTTAGAAGATGTTCAAAAATTGTTTTTGTACTATAAACATTTAGTTGACAGTACTATAAATCAATTAACTGATAGTCAGTTGTTTTGGCAGTATAATCAAGAGAGTAATAGTGTCGCGATATTGATTCAGCATATATCAGGAAATATGAAATCACGATTTACAGATTTTCTAACTTCGGATGGTGAAAAAGAATGGCGTAACCGAGATGCTGAGTTTGAGTTGGCTGATCAGGATAAAATGAGACTGTTGCATGAATGGGAGGAAGCTTGGAAAAACTTATTTGTCACGTTGAAAAATTTGCAGTTTGAAGACTTGGGTAAGACAATTTATATACGAAATCAAGGCCATACTGTTGTAGAGGCTATTAATAGGCAACTGTCACACTATCCCTATCATGTTGGACAGATTGTTATGTTAGGGAAGATGATGAAAGGGAATGATTGGCGCTCTCTATCTATCCCAAGAGGAGAGTCTGATGTATATAACTCGGTTAGATTCATACAATCAAAACGAACAGAACATTTTACAGATGAAATATTGCGCCATTTAGATGGCTAG
- the rnr gene encoding ribonuclease R, producing MTTKKENPYQEVLTQLIIDIFEKSNNKPLNYKQVASKLNVHDSDSKIAIANILTEHPKNSPFLEVEKGKFKLRQLKVYVTGKVDMTAEGSAYIIPEDEFENDIFVAPRKLRQALHGDIVKVHTFEKSRGRKKEGEVVEIIQRAKTDFTGIINLSQNFAFFIADDRKMLHDIFIPLDNLEGAKDGEKVVVSIIDWPQGAKNPIGKVKTILGKKGENNTEMNAILADYGFPLKFPTKVEEEANALPDSYSKEEIARRRDFRNITTFTIDPVDAKDFDDAISFQELENGNYEIGVHIADVSHFVIPDTELDKEAYERGTSVYLVDRVIPMLPERLSNGVCSLRPHEDKLCFSAVFELDEKANIVNQWFGRTIIHSDRRFSYEEAQEVIETKSGDFTAEILKLNELAYILRERKFKNGAIAFESEEVKFTLDENGKPTGVYTKVRKDAHKLIEDFMLLANRKVAEYIGKQGKGKNKLPFVYRFHDVPNPETLATFSQFASRFGHKLTIKSDKETAKSLNALMTKIEGSKEQNMLTSLAIRSMAKAIYTTKGTSHYGLAFDYYTHFTSPIRRYPDVMVHRLLAHYLDGGNKINVDHYEKMCEHASQMEKKAAEAERASIKYKQAEFLQEQIGTEYTGIISGVTEWGMYVEIETNKCEGMVRLRDINDDFYVLDEKNFAIIGQRKKKKYQLGDEVQIKVKKVDLDKRQIDFTLIS from the coding sequence ATGACGACAAAAAAAGAAAACCCATACCAAGAGGTTTTGACACAGCTCATCATCGACATCTTTGAGAAGTCAAACAACAAACCCCTCAACTATAAACAAGTCGCATCAAAATTGAATGTTCACGATTCCGATTCCAAAATAGCCATCGCCAATATCCTGACTGAGCACCCAAAAAATAGTCCATTTTTAGAGGTTGAAAAGGGAAAATTTAAGCTACGTCAACTCAAAGTTTACGTAACTGGGAAAGTCGATATGACTGCCGAAGGATCTGCTTATATTATACCTGAAGATGAATTCGAAAATGACATCTTTGTAGCGCCGAGAAAATTACGACAAGCTCTTCATGGAGACATCGTTAAAGTGCACACTTTTGAAAAAAGTAGAGGACGTAAAAAAGAAGGTGAAGTCGTAGAAATCATCCAACGTGCAAAAACAGATTTTACCGGTATCATCAACCTTTCTCAGAACTTCGCATTTTTCATTGCTGATGATCGCAAAATGTTACATGATATCTTCATTCCATTGGATAACCTTGAAGGTGCAAAAGATGGTGAAAAGGTAGTCGTCTCTATTATTGATTGGCCACAAGGGGCAAAAAATCCTATTGGAAAAGTAAAGACAATTCTTGGTAAAAAAGGAGAAAATAATACGGAGATGAATGCCATCTTGGCCGACTATGGATTTCCTTTAAAATTTCCGACAAAAGTCGAAGAAGAGGCAAATGCACTGCCTGATAGCTATTCGAAAGAAGAGATTGCCAGAAGAAGAGATTTTAGAAATATTACTACTTTTACCATTGATCCTGTTGATGCAAAAGACTTTGATGATGCGATATCTTTTCAAGAACTTGAGAATGGCAATTATGAAATTGGTGTACACATCGCCGACGTCTCACATTTTGTCATCCCAGACACTGAACTAGATAAAGAGGCCTACGAAAGAGGTACCTCAGTATATCTAGTTGACCGGGTGATTCCAATGCTTCCTGAAAGACTTTCCAATGGAGTTTGTTCACTTCGTCCACATGAAGATAAACTATGTTTCTCTGCAGTCTTTGAGCTCGATGAGAAAGCCAATATTGTAAACCAATGGTTTGGAAGAACTATCATTCACTCCGACCGGAGATTTTCTTATGAAGAAGCCCAAGAGGTCATTGAAACAAAATCAGGAGATTTTACTGCAGAAATACTAAAATTAAACGAGTTAGCCTATATTCTGCGAGAACGCAAATTTAAAAATGGCGCAATTGCGTTTGAAAGCGAAGAAGTAAAGTTCACTTTGGATGAAAATGGTAAGCCAACGGGAGTCTACACCAAGGTGAGAAAAGATGCACATAAACTTATTGAAGATTTCATGCTTCTTGCGAATAGAAAAGTAGCAGAATATATTGGTAAACAAGGTAAGGGTAAAAATAAATTACCATTTGTATATCGTTTTCATGATGTACCCAATCCAGAGACACTAGCAACATTTTCTCAATTTGCATCTCGATTTGGACATAAGCTAACTATAAAATCAGATAAAGAGACCGCGAAATCATTAAATGCGTTAATGACAAAAATTGAAGGTAGCAAGGAGCAAAACATGCTTACCTCTCTTGCAATAAGATCAATGGCAAAAGCGATCTACACGACCAAAGGAACAAGTCATTATGGACTTGCTTTTGATTATTACACGCACTTCACTTCCCCCATCCGTCGATACCCTGATGTAATGGTCCACCGATTATTGGCACATTACTTAGATGGTGGTAATAAAATCAATGTAGACCATTATGAAAAAATGTGTGAGCACGCTTCACAGATGGAGAAGAAAGCTGCTGAAGCCGAACGTGCTTCTATTAAATATAAACAAGCTGAATTTTTACAAGAACAAATTGGAACTGAATATACAGGAATTATATCTGGCGTAACTGAATGGGGAATGTATGTCGAAATCGAAACGAATAAATGCGAAGGTATGGTTAGATTACGAGATATTAACGATGATTTTTATGTCTTAGATGAAAAGAATTTTGCGATTATTGGTCAAAGAAAGAAAAAGAAATATCAATTAGGTGATGAAGTACAGATCAAAGTTAAAAAAGTTGATCTTGACAAACGTCAAATTGACTTTACTTTAATCAGTTAA